The proteins below are encoded in one region of Tepidisphaeraceae bacterium:
- a CDS encoding Gfo/Idh/MocA family oxidoreductase: protein MQRIEPISVPGVCVVGAGRLSSRRIYPYLGAAGGRLTGVCDLDEGKANFIATRFGGRPYTDMDRMLEVERPDGVILCTGPAGHERLAKRVLALGLPVYTEKPPAETAAGALSVARAAAQAGRLCMTAFKKRYSSAFERARRWVDELGSNAPLLSLSVDYASGAYRGVDEQHRGFLLDFAIHQIDLVGYLFGDVAEVFSFARGANAYAVSLRFRNGAVGTMNLTDGRSFAVPTEEVELTAAGGNFMTIRNSSFWRVTQDGTPSEWREPTTFISSGDSGNDTGHFAELVQFIGAIAEGRTTSPSEVYQAYKSMVLYEAIVRSVQTGALATVTYEELR, encoded by the coding sequence GTGCAACGAATTGAACCTATAAGCGTGCCCGGCGTATGCGTCGTCGGGGCCGGACGACTGTCGTCGAGGCGGATCTATCCCTACCTCGGGGCCGCCGGTGGACGGTTGACGGGCGTATGCGACCTGGATGAAGGCAAGGCCAACTTTATCGCGACGCGCTTTGGTGGTCGGCCGTACACCGATATGGACCGCATGCTTGAGGTCGAGCGCCCCGACGGTGTGATTCTCTGCACGGGCCCGGCCGGACATGAACGGCTGGCCAAGCGGGTCCTTGCGCTCGGGCTGCCCGTATATACAGAAAAGCCACCGGCCGAGACCGCCGCTGGGGCGCTGTCCGTCGCGCGGGCCGCGGCACAAGCAGGACGGCTTTGCATGACCGCCTTTAAGAAGCGCTACAGTTCCGCCTTCGAACGGGCGCGCCGTTGGGTGGACGAACTCGGATCGAACGCCCCGCTGCTCTCGCTCTCGGTCGACTACGCCTCGGGCGCCTACCGCGGCGTCGACGAACAGCATCGCGGCTTCCTGCTGGACTTCGCGATCCACCAAATCGACCTCGTGGGCTACCTCTTCGGTGACGTTGCCGAGGTCTTCTCGTTCGCGCGCGGCGCCAACGCGTACGCCGTCAGCCTGCGATTCCGAAACGGCGCCGTGGGAACGATGAACTTGACGGACGGCCGATCGTTTGCCGTTCCCACCGAAGAGGTGGAGCTCACCGCCGCCGGCGGGAACTTCATGACGATCCGCAACAGCTCGTTCTGGCGCGTGACCCAGGATGGCACACCATCGGAATGGCGAGAACCGACGACGTTCATCAGCAGCGGCGACAGCGGCAACGATACGGGGCATTTCGCCGAGTTGGTGCAATTCATCGGCGCTATTGCGGAAGGTCGCACCACGTCGCCGTCCGAAGTCTACCAGGCGTACAAAAGCATGGTCCTCTACGAGGCGATCGTGCGGTCGGTCCAGACGGGCGCCCTCGCCACCGTGACGTACGAGGAACTGCGTTAG